The genomic segment AATTAACAACCAAAGTACGAAGCCCTGCATTACGGATACCCGTTATAAATAAAATAAATTCCCATGCAAACTGCACCAAAAGCCCGATTGATATAATGCTCCAAAGAGGTACTCGCTCATCGTCGCGCGTAGCAGATAAATTTTTCATGAGCAACCACGCATAACCGACAAATAAAAACACCGCCATAATCCAATGATATCCGCCAGTTCCGCGCTGAATTGTAATTATCGGGAATGACGCCCCAGCCCCGTTACTGATAACCGCCGCAGAAAACCACCACACGATAATCAAAAGTGAAAACTCCAAACGATTTTTCGGTTCGGCAAACCACAGCCACATCCACGCCATATTTGTAAACCCATAACTCATACTGAGCCACAGCAAAAACCAAAAAGGATTTGCACCAACCACTTTTCGTGTTTCAAGCAACCAATAAAATCCGCCGTAATCTACTACAAAATAGAGTAAGCCCCCGAGTATTCCAACCAGAAGAGGAATATATCGCTTACTCTTTAGAAAATAAAATGCGAGTAATACTAAAAAAGCACAATCCAAAAATACGTACAAACTGCTCAATGATCGGTTTGGAATTAATTCCATTTTTTCCCCCATACAGTTTTATATCACACAAAACAACAGGAACTTCCAGACGACAATTAACGTAAAATACTCTCATCTGAAATTTCCCTTTGCCTTATAACCAAACTTCGTTATAATTTGAATCTTTTTGAGTTGCCATCTCAGCGGCAACTCAAAAATTCATCCGGGGCTGTCCAAAAACTGAAAGCCTATCGGCTTTTCCTGTAAGGAAATGATTTGTCATATCCGCTAAAGCGGATTGCGTAACAGTTTTTGGACAGTTTCCTTAGATTTAGATACGACGTTTAAAATTAAGTCATTATTGTATAAAGACTTAATTTTAAACTCGCTATCAGCTGTGCTGATGGCGATGTCCAAAAAGTAACCAACTTTTGAGACATCCCCATACCGTATACCAAATCCCTAGACGGCTGCGTGCCGTGCTTCTCTCCGCGCAAGTATGCGCTGAATAAAGATAGACGCAACAAAGATGCCGACACCGGCAAGGTCGGTTAATAAGGCGCTGTCGATGAGCAAGAAAGCTCCTGCAAGCATTAAAAGCCGCATCACAATATTCACTTTGGTGTGGAAATACCCTTCTACGGCGGCGCTGATTAAAAAGACGCCGACACATGCGGTAATCGCAACCTGAATACCCTGCAAAATATTCGTATTCATCAATAACAGCTGATTATTGTAGACGAACATATACGGGATGATAAAACCGGCGAGCGCCAGCTTAATGGATACAATTCCCGTCTTCATCGGATTACCGCCCGATATACCTGCCGCTGCAAATGAGGCAAGCGCAACCGGCGGCGTAATATTGGCAAACATCGCAAAGTAGAAACAGAACAAGTGAGCAGCCAACGGCGCAATGCCGAGCTCTATCAACGCAGGAGCCGCAATCGTTACGGTAATGATGTACGCAGGAATACTCGGTAAGCCCATACCAAGCAGCATACAGGTAACCATCGTAAAGACCAGCGTCAGCAACAAGCTCTTTCCGCCGAGCGAGATAATCGCGCTTGCCATATTGATGGTAAAGCCGGTTAAGCTCGACACACCGATAACAATACCGACACAGGCACACGCAATCGCAACCGATACCGTCGATTTTGCGGAAGCGACAAAGGCAGATTCTATATCTTTTAGGCTCATGCGCGTTTCTTTTTTAAGCTGCGCAATAATGATTGTCAAAATGATGGTTAAAAAAGCGCCTTTGATAACGGTATAACCGCTAAAGAACAGCATATACACCAAAAATAAAATCGGGATGGTCAGGTGCCAATACATCTTCAGCGTTTCTTTCACCTTGGGCAGCTGATCTTTCGGCATACCGTCGAGTTTATCCTTCGATGCGCGCAGCTGAATCTGGAAGATAATACCCAAATAGTAAATCAGCGCAGGGATGGCCGCCGCAACGACAATCTCCTTGTACTTAATACCGAGTGTTTCCGCCATAATAAATGCGGCAGCGCCCATAATCGGCGGTAAAAGTTGACCACCTACGGAAGCAGTCGATGAAACATCGCCGGAGAATTCTTTGCTGTACCCGATTTTTTTCATAAGCGGGATTGTAAACGAACCGGTTGTAACAACATTCGCAATTGCCGACCCGTTGATACTCCCGAGCAAGCCTGCCGCAATAACCGCGACCTTTGCAGGACCGCCTTTCGTATGCCCTGCCAAACCGATGGCAATATCGTTAAAGAATTTTCCCATTCCGCATTTATTCATAATTTCGCCGAATACGATGAATAAGAAAATATATGTCGAAGAAACGTTGACCGACGTGCCGTAAATGCCTTCAGTATTTGAAAAGAGGTGCCCGATCAATTTCGGCCATTTAAACCCTCTATGCAAAAACAGTCCCGGCACGTTTATCGGGATAAGTCCCTGACGGGCGCCCATCAGCGCATAGATCATAAAGATGATGCCGATAACCGGTAAGGCCCAACCCGTAATCCGCCGCGCCGCTTCTATTACCAATACAACCAATATGGTACCCATGATAACGTCCGTCAGGTTTGCATCCCCTACCCTGTCGATAATCGCTTGATAATTCACCCACATATAGACGGGAATGATAACGGACAAAATCATCAGTATGTAATCATACCATGCGATAACTTTTCTACTCGATGTTTTAAATGCAGGATAGATTGCAAACGTCATCAACAAAATCATGCCGACGTGAATGGAACGATGGCGCAATGTCTCCGGCCGGATATAGCCGGACGCATAAGCTAAATGGTAAAAGGTAACCAGCAGTGCAGTCCACTTGAGAATCTTTGTAAAGATCGGGTTAACAAAGTTTCGAGTTCTGCTTTCCCGTTCAAATTCTTCCAAGAGCGCCTTTTGGTCTATAGTTTTTTCTGTAGCCAAGATGTACTCCTTAATGGGGCATCGCTATTCCGAAGGATACGAAGCAAATCTAGCCAAGTTTTTAGCGATTGCCCGATAATAATGAAGAAGCGGTACAGCCTTTCGGCAGTATCAGTGCTTCCTCTGTAAGCCTAACCGTATTTTTGCTCGCTGAGGAAGCTCCTCTCCCCGTATGAGCACGGTATCATTTATCGTAATGTTTTTGAGATGTTTTTGCGAATGGATCCAATTAAACTCTTTGAACACACTACCTTCTATATTTTCCATATAGATCAGACCATCCTCGTATCGATAGGTGCAGTCCATTTCTGCCGGAATACCGGCGCCAAAACCTTGAACGGCAATGGTAAAAAGTTTAAACGTATGTTCATCGGTTACCCGATAAAATTCTTTCCATAAGACATGTTCAAACGAATGTTCCCACTCAAACGAAAGAACATCGCCTGTTTGTACAGTTTGAATACAATACCGTTCTTTCGTTACCTGATTGGAAATTTCGACAGTCTCACCGGAGGAACAGCCTGCCAGTAGTACAGCAAAAACGAGCAACCACACTTTATACAAGTATGTTCGTATATGCATTAGTCGCAATGCAGTAAAAAGCCATTCCATCCGATATATTCTTATATGCAGCCGGTCTGTGTAAATACATATACATTCAACCGGCAACAACTTTTCAAAAACTCAAACGACGCATTTAGACGTAGCCGTTAATTCTGCGGAGTCTTAAAACCTTTTTCCTGCCAGAATTTTACAGCGCCCGGATGCAGCGGAATTCTTACATCCTCTACACCGAAGGATAAATCGATATGCTTATTTGCCGCATTGTGTGATGCTTTAATCGTCGAGATATTATCGAAAATAACAGTCAGCATATCATACACAACATCTTCGGAAAGCTCGCTATTTACCAACATGATGTTATATACAAAAACGGTATTAACATCCTCAGTATTG from the Treponema medium genome contains:
- a CDS encoding TRAP transporter permease, with translation MATEKTIDQKALLEEFERESRTRNFVNPIFTKILKWTALLVTFYHLAYASGYIRPETLRHRSIHVGMILLMTFAIYPAFKTSSRKVIAWYDYILMILSVIIPVYMWVNYQAIIDRVGDANLTDVIMGTILVVLVIEAARRITGWALPVIGIIFMIYALMGARQGLIPINVPGLFLHRGFKWPKLIGHLFSNTEGIYGTSVNVSSTYIFLFIVFGEIMNKCGMGKFFNDIAIGLAGHTKGGPAKVAVIAAGLLGSINGSAIANVVTTGSFTIPLMKKIGYSKEFSGDVSSTASVGGQLLPPIMGAAAFIMAETLGIKYKEIVVAAAIPALIYYLGIIFQIQLRASKDKLDGMPKDQLPKVKETLKMYWHLTIPILFLVYMLFFSGYTVIKGAFLTIILTIIIAQLKKETRMSLKDIESAFVASAKSTVSVAIACACVGIVIGVSSLTGFTINMASAIISLGGKSLLLTLVFTMVTCMLLGMGLPSIPAYIITVTIAAPALIELGIAPLAAHLFCFYFAMFANITPPVALASFAAAGISGGNPMKTGIVSIKLALAGFIIPYMFVYNNQLLLMNTNILQGIQVAITACVGVFLISAAVEGYFHTKVNIVMRLLMLAGAFLLIDSALLTDLAGVGIFVASIFIQRILARREARHAAV
- a CDS encoding DUF1850 domain-containing protein; translation: MWLLVFAVLLAGCSSGETVEISNQVTKERYCIQTVQTGDVLSFEWEHSFEHVLWKEFYRVTDEHTFKLFTIAVQGFGAGIPAEMDCTYRYEDGLIYMENIEGSVFKEFNWIHSQKHLKNITINDTVLIRGEELPQRAKIRLGLQRKH